From the genome of Nicotiana tabacum cultivar K326 chromosome 17, ASM71507v2, whole genome shotgun sequence:
AGAAGGTGGAAAAAGCACTTGGATGAATTCACTTGTACAAACTGGTGGATTTCCAGTACTTTTCCCAATTCTCTTcttgaaaaaaagagaagaaactcAAGACGACAACAACGCGAGGAATAACAAAAATCCATCTCTTTGGATGTTTTTGTCTGTCTATGTTTTTCTCGGTTTACTATTGGGTGGAAGTTGCATGTTGAATGCTGTCGGACTATTACACCTCCCTGTTTCTACATTTTCCTTAATTGCCGCTAGCCAATTGGGGTTCaatgctctcttttcctttttcctcaaTTCCCAAAAAATAACTACTTATATAGCCAATTCTATAATTTTACTCACAATCTCCTCAATTCTTCTTGTGTTTCAACCTATTGATTCCTCTTCAGGCAACGGCGAATCATCCAAAGGGAAGAGTTATACAATAGGATTTATATGCACACTTTTTGGTTCAGCAGGTATGGCGTTGTTGTTATCCTCCACTGAAcgtatttttagaaaaattatgaaaaaacgCACAGTGAGAGAAGTGATGAACGTAGTGATTTGGCAATCTTTTTTTGCCACGTGTGCGATTCTAATTGGTCTGTTCGCGAGTGGGGAATGGAAGTGGATGAAATCAGAGATGCAAGAATATAAGTTAGGGAAAGTATCATATGTTATGACTTTAGTATGGACTGCATTGTGTTGGCAGATTTACACAATTGGACTTCTCAGCTTGATTATGAAGGTATCTGCTTTATTTGCTAATGTGATTACCACATTAAGTGTGCCCTTAATTCCAGTTCTTGCTGTCATTATATTTGATGAGAAGATGAGTGGGGTGAAAGCTGTTTCTATGATTTTGGCTCTTTGGGGATTTTTATCCTATGGTTATCAGCAATATCTTGATGAATTAAAGCTCAAAGCTGAAAAGTCTACGGAAAAAGAAGAATCTGAAGTATTTGTTGAAAGAGGATTAAGTGGTCGAACTTAATTAAATACTTACTAATTGTAGAAAAGGAtgctttttttcattttattttagtgTAAATGATGGAGACTTTCT
Proteins encoded in this window:
- the LOC107787476 gene encoding purine permease 21-like; the protein is MGDTQEKQHHISFEEEANKGADYMANSSNITISQSLTSWRAKYKRWLEIGFNSLLVLICLAAATLLGELYYKEGGKSTWMNSLVQTGGFPVLFPILFLKKREETQDDNNARNNKNPSLWMFLSVYVFLGLLLGGSCMLNAVGLLHLPVSTFSLIAASQLGFNALFSFFLNSQKITTYIANSIILLTISSILLVFQPIDSSSGNGESSKGKSYTIGFICTLFGSAGMALLLSSTERIFRKIMKKRTVREVMNVVIWQSFFATCAILIGLFASGEWKWMKSEMQEYKLGKVSYVMTLVWTALCWQIYTIGLLSLIMKVSALFANVITTLSVPLIPVLAVIIFDEKMSGVKAVSMILALWGFLSYGYQQYLDELKLKAEKSTEKEESEVFVERGLSGRT